The sequence TTTATTTTTCCTTCTTGTAAAATTTCCTGATCTGTTTTTTGTTGTCCTTCTTGTAAAGCAGTTGCAACAGCAAGTAGTTTTGCTAATTTTAGTTTCGCATCATTTGGTAAATCGCGTTCCCCGATTTCAAACATAGCCCATTGACTTTTGTTTACGTGTAGTAATAGCGCCATATCTTCTTGTGAAACAAGAAGTGTTTCTTTAAAAATATTTTTCTTTCTCATGGGTTTGTAATTTAATAGCATTCATTTTAAATGCCGTGATAATCTTTTTTAAATTTTATTTTCTATCACATTTCTGTGATTGTTTTCATAAAAATAAAAAAAGTATCACGTTTTTGTGATAAAAAAATCACAAAATAAAAAATAATCACTGCGTTATTTTAACTATAGTTTTAACCTTGTTTAGTAGATGCCATTGTAAAGATATTGTTAATACTTATTTATAGGTTTTTTTTTATTAAAGATAATACTTTAATTTTGTCAGAATATATAAACAATTTTATAATAAGCTAAAAAAAAGATTACGATGAACAAAAGGTCAATTCTGCAACTATTAGTGATAATCCTAACATTTAATGCATGCTCAACGGATGATGATAATACGGCAACAGATAACGGTACTACAGATGGAGATTCTCTAACACAGATTGTTGGAACAGAGGTAACAACAAATACAGATAAAACATTAAAATCTGTTTGTTTTGCTAATGAAACTGTTGGTTATATAGCAGGTGGTAAAGCGGAGTTAGTTACTGCAGATAATTCAGCAATTATATTAAAAACAACTGATGGTGGTACAACATGGAACTCGGTGTTTACAGACACTGGGTATTATGCTATTAGTATATATGCTACTTCGCCTACAGTTGCTTATGCTACTACGTCAAGTAATTTTATTTTAAAAACAACAGATGGTGGTGCAACTTGGGAACAAAAACAGATTGGTACCAATAATTTCTATATGTCACATGTCAATTTTGTAAGTAATGATGTAGGATACGTTGTGGGGTCTAATAGCGCAAATGGAGAATTGTATAAAACTACTGACGCTGGTGAAACTTGGATTGATTTAAAGGAGGATAATACAATTCTAACAAATCTTTTAATTGATAATCAGCTTACAAATATTGAATTTTCAGCTACAGAAACGATTTCAATTTCAGGTGGATTGTGGAACAATGGAACATTGCTTAGAAGTACAAATGCAGGAGTAGATTGGAATAAGATAAGTGTTTCTGGGAATATTAAAACTACCGATGTGAGTATAGCGGGTAATACAGGATTTTTAGTAGGAAATAACGGAATAACTAATGCAAGTTCAGAGCTGGGGGAGTTATTTAAAACAACAGATAGTGGTGTCACTTGGAGTTTAGTAAATACGGGATTTAATAATCGAATAGAAAAACTTAGTTATAAAAATGATGTTATTTGTGTTGTAGGAAAAAATAAATCGAATAATTTGAGTGATCCAGAATTTTTGATGCTTTCTAAAGATAACGGAAACACATGGAGTCGTGTAGGGCATAATTTTGCGGTTGTAGGATGGGAAGATGTAACTTTTATTTCTGCAACAAAAATTATCGCAGTAGGTTATAGTGGGCGTTCTATTTTAATTCAATTATAATTTCTTCTAAAGAAATTCTAGAATAATAAAAAAACCTTCTTTTAAAATTATTTTTAAGAAGGTTTTTTGTGATGTAAAAGATATGAATATACATTTGTAGTTATAAACAGGTTTCAAACATTTAAAAAGCGTGGATAGAAAATTAAAAATAGTTAGTAAAACCTTTTCTTTTGTAATAATAATTGGAGTGTTGTTGATTTTGTTTCTAGTTTTTCCAGTATTTGGGGGTAAATATTCTTTAATTGGATTTTCAATTGGAACAATGCTTGGGGAGGTATTAAATAAATTTTGGGCAGAACCATTATATATAGATACAATTACAGTTGAGAATGATACTGTAATTATCGGTCATACAAATCCATTTTTAAAAAAAGGAATAAAAATTTATGAGGTTGCTGAAATTTCAAATTTTAAAAATGTTAAGAAAAATATATTTAGGAAAAATAGTCGTCTTGAATTTGATTATAAAAAAGCAAAAATGGATTTTGCTTATTTAAAATCTGAAAAAGAGTTAATTAATAAATTTCTGAATAATTTTATATAGAAAAAGATTTTTAAATTGATAGTAAAATAAAACACATGAAAATTACAAAAAAAAGAGAAAATATTCTTTTCATTTTAGTAGGACTTATTTTTTTAGTTATAAGTGCCAATAAAAATTGGGACGATATAAAAAAAGGAGCTAAAGATGGTTATGAAGATGCAAAAAGAACCGAATCAATAAAGTAGAATTTAATAGTAAAATAACCTTTTTTCTTAAGAGGTCAAAGTAGTTTTGTACATGTAGATTTTCGTCTTAAATTTACATGTTATCACATAAGGCTAACATTACAAAAAATTTAAAAAATAACATATGAAAAAATATTTTATAATCCTGATTTTGATTGCATCAAGTATTCAAATCAATGCACAGAATGATACATCAGATTTAATTATTGTTGCAGATAAATTGTCTTCTGAACAACTATATAGTATTAAAAGTGAGGGATGGGTATTGCTACAAAATAAAGACAGTAAATATTTGTGTAATTTTTCAAATCCAGATTACGTACTTTTTTTACCTGTTACCTGCTTAAATAAATCTCAAAAACCAAATTACTTAATTGAATTCTCTAATAATTATAGAGATGGTGATTTTGGTGGAATTGATTTTGATAGTTCTCGTTCAGCTAAATACAAGAAGAAAATATTTTTAATTGATGATGTTGAATTTGGAAATCCTTATAAAGATTTTGATGTAAAAAAATTCGAAAATTTTAAAGATGCCCTTAAAAAAGGAAAAACCTTATCAATCAAATTTTTTGATAGTGCTTATAATCCTGAAACTGGAGATGAAGGATTGGATTTAAATCGCGAAATAAGTTTTGCATTAGCAAATAGTGAATTATTAGAAACGCCAATTGATTGTGAATAGTAATTAAATTACGAGATAATAAAACATAGATATAATTGGCATTGAACGTCATGATAATAATAAAAAGATAGAAACAGAAAGACTTATTTTAAAACCATTAACTTATGATCAGTTAGTGAAATATACAAAATGCGACAACTCTTTGGAAGAAGAACTCAATTTGAATAGAACTTCAAGAACAATTTCTCCTGAATTAAAAGAAGCATTTGAGCAAACAATTCTACCAAATGTAGCAGACAAAAGTAAAAACTATTTGTATTCAACACTTTGGACAGCAATTTCAAAAAATGAAAACAAAATGGTTGGTGATTTGTGTATTGTTGGCGAACCAAACTCTGACGGAGAAATTGAAATTGGTTATGGAACTTATGACGGATTTCAGAATAAAGGATTTATGACGGAAGTTGTAAGTGGAATTGTTGTTTGGACAAAAACGCAACCAACAGTAAAAGGAATAATTGCTTCAACAGACAAAACAAACGAAGCGTCTTTTAAAGTACTTGAAAAAAATAATTTCATTAAAATTGGAGAAACTGAAACATTGTTTAATTGGAAATTAGAAGTAAAATAAAAAAATCACTTTCTTTAACTCGTCGGGTGTAATTATTCGAACTGAAGAAAAAAGCTCATCAAAAACTAATTACACCCAACGAGTTTTCTTTGTATCTGCACAACATCTAAAAGTATGAACCAATAAAAAATCAACCTCTTTTAAATTGCTTTAGAAGGGGTTGATTTGTGTAATATGAAAAACAATTTTATTTTAATCGTGTTGTAATTTCTGAAACAAATCCCAAATTACAATACCAGCGCTAACAGAAATATTTAAGGAATGTTTGCTTCCTAATTGTGGAATTTCAATTACACCATCGCTTAAATTAATGGCTTTTTGCGAAACACCTTTCACTTCATTACCAAAAATCAAAGCATATTTTTCGTTAGTTGTAACAGCGAAATCATTTAACATTATTGCTTTTTCTGTTTGTTCTATAGCATAAACCTTTGTTTTTTCTTCTTTTAGTTTAGCAATAACGTCTAAAACATCCTCTGCATATTCCCAAGTTACTGTTTCAGTAGCTCCAAGGGCAGTTTTGTGAATCTCTTTGTTTGGAGGAATAGCGGTAATACCACACAAGTAGATTTTTTCAATTAAAAAAGCATCAGAAGTTCTAAAAACCGAACCGATATTGTGTAAACTTCTAATATCGTCTAAAACGATAATAATAGGTGTTTTTTCGGCTTCTTTAAATTCGGCAACATTCTTTCTTTCTAATTCTGCGTTAGCTAGTTTTCTCATAGTGCAAATATATTAAAGCAAAAGCGACTATGAAATTTTTTTTCAAAGCCATTAACAAATCAATAACAGAAATAGAAAAAAGAGTTTTCTATATTGCCACAAAATAAAAACATGAGAGTAGTTCTATCATTATTTTTTTTTCAATCTATATTGTTAACTTGTTTTTCGCAAACTAATACAATTCAAACGAAAAAAGAACAACAGCAAGTAATTATTGATGAGTACCATACTAATTGTGCTACTAAATTCAATTATTATTATCAAATGGCACAATGGCAAGAATGTTTAGATGCTGGCTTAAAGAAAGATGCTACGATAGCCTATTTATGGCAGCAAAAAGCAATGCCGCTGTTTAAAACAAGAAAATATGAAGCAGGTATGGTGTTTTTGGATAAGGCTGTTGCTTTAGATGAAGAAAAATGGTTAGATTACAGAGCATTCATTAAATGTATTTTTGCAAAAACATATAAAGAAGCAATAGTAGACTTCGAAAAATGTAAGTTAATGAGAGGGAATACCTATGTGATGGATCACACCTATGATTTTCATATTGCATTAAGTTATTTGCAATTAAATGAGTTCAAAAAAGCAGAGGCAATTTTTAAAGCCGATATTGAAGACCAGATTTCAAAATATAAAGAAGCGCATTATTTAGATTTGTTTTATTATGGCATAACACTCTATGAACAAAAAAGATGGGATAAAGCCATTTCAATTTTCGATAAAGCATTAGGGCAATATTCCGAATTCTCAGATGTTAAGTTTTATAAAGGAATTTGCTTAGTTCAATTGGGGAAAAAAGAGGAAGCTAAAATTATTTTTGAAGAGTCTCAAAATGATTTTAAAAACGGATATACAATAAATGAAGATCAAATTTTTTATGAAACCTATCCCTATCAAGTTAAAAGAAAAGAATAATTAAAAACACTAATACTATTAATCAATAAAATTAAAACATGAAAAACTTTTTAAGGCTTTCGTTATTGTTACTTTGTCAAATTGCTTTTTCTCAAAAAAATGAAGCAGATTATGTAATTAAAAACGTTTCCATTATTCCAATGAATAAAGAAACAGTACTAAAAGATAAAGATGTTTTTATTACCAAAGGAAAAATTATAAGTATTGAAAAGTCAGGAAAGTCAAAGATAAAAGCAAGGCAAGAGGTTAATGGAATGGGGAAATATATTATGCCTTCATTGTCTGATGCACATGTTCATTTACCAGAAGAAGAAAAAGATTTGAAACGTTTTTTCGATTTGAATTTAATGAACGGTGTAACCAAATTGCGTTCTATGCGAGGGACTTGGGGACACAAAGACTGGAGAGATAAATACAACTCTAAAGATGTAATGGCTCCAAGACTATATATATCATCACCACCTATAAGTAGAAATTACGATTTAACCAAAGAAGATATTGTTGCCTATGTTAAAGCCGCTAAGGATAATGATTATGATATTGTGAAAATGATGAGTATTAAAAGTCAAGATGTTTTTGTGCTTTTTGATGACGTTTGTAAGCAGTACGACATGAAAATAGCAGGGCATTTTATTAGTAATCCAAAAGGGATAGTAATAGAAGATGATATTATCTTTAAATCAAGTTTCAATTCGATTGAACATTTAGGGGGTTTAATTGGAGAACCTGAAAAATTGGAAAGTAGAATTAATGCATTAAAAAATAACGACATTTATGTTTGTCCAACATTGTTATGGTATAAAATAGCATATGGATTATTTGATTTGGATGAAATTATCAAAATTCCTGGAATGGAGTTCTATGATGAAAAAACAAAAAAAGAATGGGTAGAGAAAACTAAAATATACAGAGAAAAAACGGGAAAAGAAGCAATTGAAGAAGAATTGAGGCTTTATGGGAAAGAAATGGAAGAAAGATTAATAGTGCTGAAACAGTTAGAGGCGGCAGGAATTAAGCTTTTGTTAAGTCCAGATAGTAGCTCAAAATATACTGTTCCAGGCTTTAGTGCTTTAACAGAAATGCAATTGTATAAAAAAGCGGGACTTTCTAATTATGCAATTTTGCAAGCATCAACCGTGAATTTTGCAAATTATTTTAATGACACTACCTATGGAACAATTGAAGAAGGAAAATCAGCCGATTTCATATTGTTAAACGAAAACCCTTTAGAAGATTTAAATACGTTACAAAATATAGAAGGTGTTTTTTATAATTTTCAGTTTCTAAATAAAACAGATTTAGAAAAACTAAGAAAAGAGCATTCTTTATATTAAAAGAAAGCTTGTTTTTTTAGCTATTGAGATTGCGAATGAATTTCTTACCTTCGCAATCTTGACTAAAATAAAATAATTGTGGCTAAAAAGACCTCTGTAACTAAAGAAAAAAAAGAAACTCCATTAATGAAACAATACAACGGGATAAAAGTAAAATATCCTGATGCTTGTTTGTTGTTTCGAGTGGGAGACTTCTATGAAACTTTTGGAGAAGATGCCGTTAGGGCAGCAAGAATTCTTGGAATAACACTAACAAAAAGAGGAGCAGGTTCAGATAGTGAAACGGCTTTAGCTGGCTTTCCGCACCATTCATTAAATACCTATTTGCCTAAATTGGTAAAAGCCGGTCTTCGTGTGGCAATTTGCGATCAATTAGAAGATCCAAAAATGACAAAAACGATTGTGAAACGTGGAGTAACCGAGTTGGTAACGCCAGGAGTTTCAATGAATGATGAGGTTTTGCATTCTAAATCGAATAACTTTTTAGCCTCTGTTCACTTTGGCAAGAAAATGCTAGGTGTTTCATTTTTAGATGTTTCAACAGGAGAATTCTTAACAGCACAGGGTAATGAGGAATATATAGACAAATTATTGCAAAATTTTAGTCCAAGCGAAATTTTAGTTCCAAAACAAAATAAAGCACAATTTAAACAAGTCTTTGGAGAAGATTTTCATACTTTCTTTTTAGAAGATTGGATCTACAAGGAAGATTATGCAATAGAAACGCTAACAAAACATTTTCAAACGAATTCACTAAAAGGTTTTGGAATAGAAGAGTTGTTAGAAGGTGTTATTGCTTCAGGTGCAATTTTGTACTATTTGTCAGAAACACAACACAATAAAATACAGCATATAACCAATATTCAACGTATTGCAGAAGATGCATATGTTTGGATGGATCGTTTTACGATTCGTAATCTCGAATTGTATCATTCAAACAATGTAAACGCAGTTACACTTTTAGATGTAATTGATAAAACATTGTCACCAATGGGAGCGCGTTTATTGAAAAGATGGTTGGCGTTGCCATTGAAAGATGCAACTAAAATAAAAAGCCGTCATGAAGTGGTGGCATATCTAAAAGAGAATTCAGAGATATTACAAAAAATACAATATCAAATTAAACAAATATCAGATTTAGAACGTTTAATTTCTAAAGTAGCAACAGGAAAAGTTTCTCCAAGAGAGGTAAATTATTTAAACGATTCTTTAAACGCAATCATTCCAATTAAAGAATTAGCATTAAAAAGTGATAATGAAGCCTTAAAAGTAATTGGAGATAGTTTGCATGCTTGCGAGCTTTTGAGAGAAAAAATTAAAAACACCATTAATAATGAAGCACCCGTTCATGTCAATAAAGGAAATGCAATTGCAACAGGTGTAAATGAAGAGCTAGATGAATTGAGAGTTATTTCGTCTAAAGGAAAAGGGTATTTAGATGATTTAGAGAAACGAGAAAGTGAGAAAACAGGAATTCCATCTTTGAAAGTTTCGTTTAATAATGTTTTCGGATATTATATTGAAGTAAGAAACACGCATAAAGACAAAGTGCCTTCCGAATGGATACGAAAGCAAACTTTGGTTAATGCAGAAAGATATATTACAGAAGAATTAAAAGAATATGAAGCGAAAATATTAGGAGCTGAAGAAAAGATTCAACAATTAGAATCGCAATTGTTTGAGCAATTGGTCAATTGGATGGCAACTTATATTAGACCTGTGCAACACAATGCTAATTTAATTGCTCAAATAGATTGTTTGAATTCGTTTACGCAATTGGCAATAGAGAATAATTATTCGCAACCTTTTTTAGATGATAGTTTTGATTTAGAAATTAAAGAAGGTCGCCACCCAGTTATTGAAAAGCAATTGCCAGTAGGCGTTCCTTATATTTCGAATGATGTTTTTTTAGATAGAGTAACACAGCAAATTATCATGATTACTGGGCCTAATATGTCGGGTAAATCGGCAATATTAAGGCAAACAGCATTGATTGTATTGTTGGCTCAAATGGGAAGTTTTGTGCCTGCTGAAAGTGTAAAAATGGGTGTGGTAGATAAAATTTTTACTAGGGTAGGAGCTAGTGATAATATCTCAATGGGAGAGTCTACATTCATGGTAGAAATGAATGAAACCGCTTCTATTTTGAATAATATTTCAGATAGGAGTTTAGTGCTTTTAGATGAAATCGGAAGAGGAACATCTACCTATGATGGTATTTCGATTGCTTGGGCAATTTCAGAATATTTACACGAACACCCAAACAAGCCAAAAACACTATTTGCTACCCATTATCATGAGTTAAATGAAATGGAAGTGCTGTTTGATCGTATTCAAAATTATAATGTTTCTGTAAAAGAGCTAAAAGATACGGTTCTGTTTATTCGTAAACTAGTAAAAGGAGGAAGTGCGCACAGTTTCGGTATTCATGTTGCTAAAATGGCTGGAATGCCACAAACAGTAATTCAAAAGGCACAGAAAATATTAAAAAAACTAGAGAAAGATCATTCAGGAGAAGCCTTAAACGGAAGTAAAATGGCAACTGATGATGAATTACAATTGAGTTTCTTTAATTTAGACGATCCGCTTTTAGAAGAAATAAAAGAAGAAATCATTAATATTGATATTAATACATTAACTCCAGTAGAGGCATTAATGAAGTTGAATGAGATAAAAAGGATGTTGACTAAAAAATAATTTTTTAATAAAACATTCGTAATCAAAAGGTTGTGAAAAGGTTAATTTTTTTGTTTAAAAAGTTCTTGTAAGTTTAAAAATATGTTTTATATTTGCACTCGCAATACGGAACAAGTATAGCGAAGTTCTTTTAAAAATGAAAAATGCGAAAATAGCTCAGTTGGTAGAGCGCGACCTTGCCAAGGTCGAGGTCGCGGGTTCGAATCCCGTTTTTCGCTCAACTACCTAAAAATATTTGCTTGAGTGGTGGAATTGGTAGACACGCTGGACTTAAAATCCAGTGGGTAGTAATGCCCGTGCGGGTTCAAGTCCCGCCTTGAGTACAAAAGCTCCAAACATTGTTTGGAGCTTTTTTTGTTTAAAACATTTTCATTTTATCCCTTTTTTAAAATAAAATGTATCTTTGTCGCTAAATCCTTCCATTTAGGATATTAATTTCTCACTTAAAAGTTTATAGCATGCAACTGTATAACACCTTAAGCGCAGAGGAAAGAGCAGAGCTTATCGATCAAGCTGGCAAACAACGTTTAACGTTGTCTTTCTATGCGTATGCAAAAATTGAAGACCCACAAAAATTTCGTAACGATTTATTTATTGCTTGGAACGCATTAGACGCTCTTGGTAGAATCTATGTAGCACAAGAAGGAATAAATGCTCAAATGAGTGTTCCTGCGGATAATTTCGAAGCATTTCGCGATACATTAGAAGTGTATGAATTTATGAAAGGCATTCGTTTGAATGTTGCTGTGGAGCAAGATGATCACTCTTTTTTAAAATTGACAATAAAAGTGCGTCATAAAATTGTTGCAGATGGATTAAATGATGAAACCTTTGATGTAACAAATAAAGGAATTCATCTAAAAGCAGCCGAATTTAACCAAATTTTAGATGACCCAAATACTATTGTAGTAGATTTTAGGAATCATTACGAAAGTGAAATTGGGCACTTTAAAGGAGCAATTACTCCAGATGTAGAAACATTCAGAGAAAGTCTGCCAATAATAAACGATCAGTTAAAAGATCATAAAGAAGATAAAAATCTTGTAATGTATTGTACCGGAGGAATTCGCTGCGAAAAAGCAAGTGCTTATTTTAAACATCAAGGTTTTAAGAATGTGTTTCAGTTAGAAGGAGGAATCATTCAATATGCAAAACAAATAAAAGAAGAAGGTTTAGATAGTAAATTTATCGGTAAGAACTTTGTTTTTGATAATCGTTTAGGAGAACGTATTACAGATGATATTGTATCAAAATGCCATCAATGTGGAAATCCATGCGATAATCATACGAATTGCGCGAATGATGGTTGTCATTTATTATTTATTCAATGTGATAGTTGTCAGTCTATAATGGAGAATTGTTGTTCTACAGAATGTTTAGAAACAACGCATTTGCCATTGGCGGAACAAGTAAAAATAAGAAAAGGAAAGCAAGTTGGAAACAAGGTCTTTCGTAAAGGAAAGTCAGAATCTTTAAAGTTTAAACAATCAGGAGATTTAACAGATTTAGCCTTGGCGACTGCTCCAAAAGCGAAAGATATTCGTCAGAAAATAAAAATCAAAAAGGTTTTAGTTGGTAAAGCAGAACATTATTATGTGAAAGCGCAAATTGGACTTTTTATTGTAGAAAATCAAGAAATAAAAATAGGAGACAAGATTTTAATTTCAGGTCCAACAACAGGGAATCAAGAATTGATTTTAGATAAAATGTTGGTAAACGGAAAAGAGATTGATGTGGCTAAAAAAGGAGATAAAATAACTTTTGAAGTTCCTTTTAGAATTAGACTTTCAGATAAATTATTTAAAATTATTAAGTAATGACTACTTCTGGAAAAATTGAATTGATGGCTCCTGCTGGAAATTTCGAATCGATGCAGGCAGCTCTAGATAATGGTTGTGATTCAATCTATTTTGGTGTGGAGCAATTGAATATGCGGGCTCGAGCAACAGTGAATTTTGTTTTAGAAGATTTACCAGAAATTGCTCGAAGATGTAATGAAAAAAACGTTAGAACCTATTTAACGTTAAATACAATTATTTACGACCATGATTTGTCGGTTGTAAAAACGCTTTTGTCTAAGGCTAAAGAGGCGGGCATTACAGCAGTTATCGCTTCAGATCAGGCGGTAATAATGACGGCAAAAACAATGGGAATTGAAGTGCATATTTCCACGCAGTTGAATGTAACAAATATTGAAACAGTTAAGTTTTATGCTATGTTTGCTGATACAATTGTACTGTCGAGAGAATTAAGTTTACGTCAAGTAAAAAATATCACGGCCAATATAGAAAAGGAAGAAATAAAAGGACCAAGTGGAAATTTGGTAGAAATTGAAATTTTCGGACATGGTGCTTTGTGTATGGCAGTTTCTGGGAAATGTTACCTGAGCTTGCATTCGCATAATTCTTCTGCAAATAGAGGAGCGTGTAAGCAAAATTGTAGAAAAAAATACACAGTTATAGATCAGGAATCTGGTTTTGAAATTGAAGTAGATAATGAGTATTTAATGTCGCCAAAAGACCTATGTACTTTGGATTTCTTAGATCAAGTAATAGATTCGGGAATAAAAGTGTTAAAAATTGAAGGTAGAGGTAGAGCTGCTGATTATGTGGCGACAGTTATAAAAACCTATAGAGAAGCTATTGATGCGTATTATGAAGGTGTCTTTACAAAAGAAAAAGTTGATGTATGGATGCAAACTTTAGCAACTGTTTATAATCGTGGTTTTTGGAGTGGTTATTACTTAGGTCAAAAGCTAGGAGAATGGTCAGATAATCCTGGATCTAGTGCTACACAAAAGAAAGTGTATGTGGGGAAAGGAATGCATTATTTTCCGAAATCTAATATTGCTGAATTTAAAATTGAAGCTTACGATATTAAAAAAGGAGATAAAATTTTAATTACAGGACCAAGTACAGGTGCGCAAGAGCTGGTTCTAGAAGAAATGTACGTGAATGATGTAGATGCTGAAAAAGCAATAAAAGGAGATAGTTGTACTTTAAAAGTACCTTTTAGAATTCGTTTGTCGGATAAAATGTATAAAATTGTAGCAAGTTAATGGTTGTTGTAACATTGCAAAGAGATAAATGTATTGGGTGTAATTACTGTGTAGAAATGGCTCCCAATTTATTTCAGATGTCAAAAAAAGACGGTAAAACTGTTTTGTTGAACTCAAATGATGCAAAAGGATTTTTCACATTAAAATCGCCAGATCATACAATTTTTGAAGATGGAGAGTTGGCTGTTAAGGCATGTCCGGTTAAAATTATTTCAATTAAAGAAGTCTGAAAAATAATTAAAAATGTACTATATAAAACCTATTTACGTTACCATGTAAATAGGTTTTCTTTTTTGTGTAATTTTTAGCTTGAAACCATTAACAAAATTATATTATCTTTACACTCAAAATACATTTTCGACAAGTAGTCACCGTAAAACGTGGCAATCAATATATAAACAAATTATGGCATGTAATAACTGTTCCACAGGAACTAAAGACGGAGTTCCTAAAGGATGTAATAATAAAGGGTCATGTGGTACTGGAAGTTGTAATAAATTAACAGTTTTCGATTGGTTATCAAACATGACGCTTCCCCAAGGCCAAGAGCCTTTCGATTGCGTAGAAATTAGATTTAAAAACGGAAGAAAAGAGTTTTTTAGAAATACAGAAAAGTTGACACTTTCAATGGGTGATAT is a genomic window of Flavobacterium jumunjinense containing:
- a CDS encoding WD40/YVTN/BNR-like repeat-containing protein — its product is MNKRSILQLLVIILTFNACSTDDDNTATDNGTTDGDSLTQIVGTEVTTNTDKTLKSVCFANETVGYIAGGKAELVTADNSAIILKTTDGGTTWNSVFTDTGYYAISIYATSPTVAYATTSSNFILKTTDGGATWEQKQIGTNNFYMSHVNFVSNDVGYVVGSNSANGELYKTTDAGETWIDLKEDNTILTNLLIDNQLTNIEFSATETISISGGLWNNGTLLRSTNAGVDWNKISVSGNIKTTDVSIAGNTGFLVGNNGITNASSELGELFKTTDSGVTWSLVNTGFNNRIEKLSYKNDVICVVGKNKSNNLSDPEFLMLSKDNGNTWSRVGHNFAVVGWEDVTFISATKIIAVGYSGRSILIQL
- a CDS encoding GNAT family N-acetyltransferase, with protein sequence MLKPLTYDQLVKYTKCDNSLEEELNLNRTSRTISPELKEAFEQTILPNVADKSKNYLYSTLWTAISKNENKMVGDLCIVGEPNSDGEIEIGYGTYDGFQNKGFMTEVVSGIVVWTKTQPTVKGIIASTDKTNEASFKVLEKNNFIKIGETETLFNWKLEVK
- a CDS encoding RNA methyltransferase; the encoded protein is MRKLANAELERKNVAEFKEAEKTPIIIVLDDIRSLHNIGSVFRTSDAFLIEKIYLCGITAIPPNKEIHKTALGATETVTWEYAEDVLDVIAKLKEEKTKVYAIEQTEKAIMLNDFAVTTNEKYALIFGNEVKGVSQKAINLSDGVIEIPQLGSKHSLNISVSAGIVIWDLFQKLQHD
- a CDS encoding tetratricopeptide repeat protein; translated protein: MRVVLSLFFFQSILLTCFSQTNTIQTKKEQQQVIIDEYHTNCATKFNYYYQMAQWQECLDAGLKKDATIAYLWQQKAMPLFKTRKYEAGMVFLDKAVALDEEKWLDYRAFIKCIFAKTYKEAIVDFEKCKLMRGNTYVMDHTYDFHIALSYLQLNEFKKAEAIFKADIEDQISKYKEAHYLDLFYYGITLYEQKRWDKAISIFDKALGQYSEFSDVKFYKGICLVQLGKKEEAKIIFEESQNDFKNGYTINEDQIFYETYPYQVKRKE
- a CDS encoding amidohydrolase family protein, which translates into the protein MKNFLRLSLLLLCQIAFSQKNEADYVIKNVSIIPMNKETVLKDKDVFITKGKIISIEKSGKSKIKARQEVNGMGKYIMPSLSDAHVHLPEEEKDLKRFFDLNLMNGVTKLRSMRGTWGHKDWRDKYNSKDVMAPRLYISSPPISRNYDLTKEDIVAYVKAAKDNDYDIVKMMSIKSQDVFVLFDDVCKQYDMKIAGHFISNPKGIVIEDDIIFKSSFNSIEHLGGLIGEPEKLESRINALKNNDIYVCPTLLWYKIAYGLFDLDEIIKIPGMEFYDEKTKKEWVEKTKIYREKTGKEAIEEELRLYGKEMEERLIVLKQLEAAGIKLLLSPDSSSKYTVPGFSALTEMQLYKKAGLSNYAILQASTVNFANYFNDTTYGTIEEGKSADFILLNENPLEDLNTLQNIEGVFYNFQFLNKTDLEKLRKEHSLY
- the mutS gene encoding DNA mismatch repair protein MutS; this translates as MKQYNGIKVKYPDACLLFRVGDFYETFGEDAVRAARILGITLTKRGAGSDSETALAGFPHHSLNTYLPKLVKAGLRVAICDQLEDPKMTKTIVKRGVTELVTPGVSMNDEVLHSKSNNFLASVHFGKKMLGVSFLDVSTGEFLTAQGNEEYIDKLLQNFSPSEILVPKQNKAQFKQVFGEDFHTFFLEDWIYKEDYAIETLTKHFQTNSLKGFGIEELLEGVIASGAILYYLSETQHNKIQHITNIQRIAEDAYVWMDRFTIRNLELYHSNNVNAVTLLDVIDKTLSPMGARLLKRWLALPLKDATKIKSRHEVVAYLKENSEILQKIQYQIKQISDLERLISKVATGKVSPREVNYLNDSLNAIIPIKELALKSDNEALKVIGDSLHACELLREKIKNTINNEAPVHVNKGNAIATGVNEELDELRVISSKGKGYLDDLEKRESEKTGIPSLKVSFNNVFGYYIEVRNTHKDKVPSEWIRKQTLVNAERYITEELKEYEAKILGAEEKIQQLESQLFEQLVNWMATYIRPVQHNANLIAQIDCLNSFTQLAIENNYSQPFLDDSFDLEIKEGRHPVIEKQLPVGVPYISNDVFLDRVTQQIIMITGPNMSGKSAILRQTALIVLLAQMGSFVPAESVKMGVVDKIFTRVGASDNISMGESTFMVEMNETASILNNISDRSLVLLDEIGRGTSTYDGISIAWAISEYLHEHPNKPKTLFATHYHELNEMEVLFDRIQNYNVSVKELKDTVLFIRKLVKGGSAHSFGIHVAKMAGMPQTVIQKAQKILKKLEKDHSGEALNGSKMATDDELQLSFFNLDDPLLEEIKEEIINIDINTLTPVEALMKLNEIKRMLTKK